TCGATGCTTTAGGTCGGTCGTTTGATGCTGAGACGTATCTCGATCATTACGTCGATCCAGAAAACATTCGCTGGTTGTCACGAACTGATGATTTTTCATACATCGACCACTTCGAAGATACAGTGATTCAATATAGTTTGACAGAGGATCGGTTTGAATACGGCACGACGCAGTACGTCGGTCGTTTCCGTGTCGTTTCGGTCTATCGTGCGACAACTGAGGGCTGGAAATGGCACTTTGGTCAACTGACATCTCTTGATCCGTCGTAACGGATTGAGAGGTGTTTTTTTATTTTCATTTTTCCATTCATCGACAGTTGGAATTGCTTCTCATTTTTCATTCCGTTACACTTGAGTGGTACATATTTTCTGAAAATTCAAGAAGGAGTGTTCATCATGACGGTTTATAACTTCTCTGCCGGTCCGGCAGTCCTTCCTGCCCCGGTCTTATTGAAGGCACAATCTGAACTACTCAATTATGAAAATTCAGGACAATCCGTTCTTGAAATGAGTCATCGTTCGCCAATCTTCGAATCGATTCGAGATGCAGCCGAACAATCATTGCGAAGGTTGATGTCGATTCCCGATACGTACTCCGTGCTGTTTCTTCAAGGTGGAGCGACACTTCAATTTTCAATGTTACCGCAAAATTTGGCGACGAAGACCGGACGGATCGATTTTATTGATACCGGCGGCTGGTCGACAAAGGCGATTGCGGATGCCAAACAGTATGCGACGGTTAATGTCCTCGCCTCTTCTGCTGATCAAGGTTATCGCTTCATCCCGGACGGACCATTTACGTCTTCAAGCGACTATCTGCATATCACTTGGAATAATACACTCGAGGGGACGACGTATCAGATACCACCTCACGTCGATGTGCCGCTCGTCGCCGACGTCTCATCATCCATCCTATCTGAACCATTGCCGATTGAGTCATTTGATGTGTTATACGCTGGTGCTCAAAAAAATTTAGGTGTCGCCGGCTTGACAGTTGTCATCATTAAGAATGACTTACTTGATCGTGTCCCTGATACGATCGGCGCCTACTTACGGTATGACATCCATGCGAAACAGCGTTCTCTTTACAATACGCCACCGACGTTCAGTCTTTATATGACGAAGTTGGTACTCGAATGGATTGAAGAGACGGGACTCGAGACGATTACAGCGCGAAATGCCTCACAAGCACAACTCTTATATGAAGCAATCGATCAATCTACTGTTTTTCATAATCATGTTACCGTTAAAGACCGAAGCCGGATGAACATCCCGTTCTCGACCGGAAGTGAGACAGAAGACGCTGCCTTCTTAGCTTTCGCCGAGCGTCACGACCTCATTAACCTTGCCGGTCATCGCTCGATCGGCGGAATGCGTGCAAGCCTCTATAACGCAATGCCAAGCGAGGGAGTTAAAGCACTTATTCACATCATGCACCGTTTTGAACAGGGGGAACGTTAAATGTATCAAGTGCAATTATGGAACGACTTATCAGATAAAGGATTAAAACGATTTACGGAAGACTATCACGTCCACCGCGAAACCGAGCAGCCCGACGCCTTTCTCGTTCGCAGTAAGGATTTGCATGACATGCGTTTTCCGGACAGTCTAAAAGCTGTCGCCCGTGCTGGCGTCGGCGTCAATACGATTCCACTCGATCAACTCGCTAATCGTGGAATTCCAGTCTTTTCGACACCTGGCGCCAATGCCAATGCCGTCAAGGAACTCGTCATCGGGAGCTTATTCCTGACCGCACGAAAACTCGTCCCGAGTCTGCTTTGGACGAATAATCTACGCGGACCGGATATTCCGGAACGGATTGAAGCGAACAAAAAGCAGTTCGTCGGAACTGAATTACTTGGAAAACGAATTGGGATTGTTGGACTTGGAGCGATTGGTGCGAGCTTAGCTAACACCCTTCACGAACTTGGTATGACGGTTACCGGTTACGACCCGCATATGTCTGTCGAATCGGCGTGGCGTGTCTCGAATCAAATTCACCGCGCAACGCAACTCGAAGAGTTACTCGCGACAAGCGACTACATCACGCTACACCTCCCACTCGTTGACGCAACGACTGGTTTACTAGATGCTGCACTCTTCTCGAAAATGAAGCACGGCGCGACGTTACTCAATTTCTCGCGTGGAGAACTCGTCGATGAACAGGCGTTAGCCGATGTTCTTCGATCCGGTCGCCTTGCCAACTATGTGACCGATTTTCCGAATGCCTTTATCTTATCTCTCCCACGCGTCATTCCATTACCACATATCGGCGCATCCACGAGTGAAGCGGAAGAAAATTGTGCCATCATGGCTGTCGATCAGCTCCGAGCGTTCCTTGAGACAGGAAACATTCGCAATGCTGTCAACTTCCCAGCAGTTGAGTTACCTTATACCGGAAAACGACGAATCACGATTGCTCACCATAATATTCCGAACATGGTCGGTCAAATCGCTTCCGTATTAGCTCAAGAATCGATCAATATCGCCAACATGATCAACGGGAGTAAAGATGCGATTGCTTATACGATCATCGATATCGATAATCACGCGGACGAAATGATCTCTCTCGACCGTCTGAATCAAATTCCAGGCGTCTTGAAAACACGTCTACTTTAAAAGGAGTGATCCCATGCCAACATTCGAACCCTTTGCAGCGTTACGACCGGATTCAAAATATGCAGCAGACTTTTCCGCCTTACCTTATGATGTCTATTCCCGTGAGGAAGCACGCGCTGAGATTCGTCGACGTCCCCTCTCTTTTTTACGGATTGACAAGGCAGAAGCGACACTTCCTTCGCTCATTGCTGAAGACGACCCACGCGTTTATCAACAAGCAACTCTTGCTTTTGAAGAGAGTCAGACGAACGGTATCTTACAACTCGATTCGGACGAGACGTATTACATTTATCAATTATCAGATGGTTCACATACACAATCTGGCTTCGTCGGTTGTGTTGCCGTCGCTGATTACGAGACGAACCAAATACGTAAACATGAATTTACGCGTCCGGATAAGGAACGCGACCGCGTCCGCCACGTCGAACATTTAGAGGCTCATACAGGACCGATTTTACTTGCGCATCAAACGGATACTCAGTTGCAAGAAATCGTCTCGACAATTACTACCGGTGATCCACTATATGATTTTACAGTTGACGGGATCACACACCGGATTTTTAAAGTCGTCGACCGAAATCATCTGTTGACGATTGGTAGCCAGTTTGCACGTCATGACGCTCTCTACATCGCCGATGGTCACCATCGCGCTGCAGCTGCAGCCATCGCTGCTAGCCGGACGGATCAAGAAGAGGCACAACGCTTTCTCGCTGTCTCGTTCCCACAAGATGAATTACGGATTCTCGGATACCACCGTGTCGTTGAGGATCTATACGGTCAATCCGTCGTTGATTTTCTTGAACGCTTAGCACACCGGTTTACGATCGCAAAAGGACGTGCTGAACAAACAAAGAAACACCAAATCGAGATGTATCTTAACCGGCAATGGTACACGCTCACGTACGCTTCTGAACGCACGGGCACGAAAGCGAATCTAGACGTCTCGATTCTTCAAGAAGAGCTTCTGACACCGCTACTCGGCATTGAAGATCCACGGACAGATGCGCGCATCCAATTCGTCGGCGGACACAAAGGCTATGAAGGTCTCGAACAACTTGTTGATGCCGGACATGCAGCAATTGCCTTTCACTTGCACCCGACCTCGATCGAAGACTTGATGGCAGTGGCAGATGCGGGAGAAGTGATGCCACCAAAATCGACATGGTTCGAACCGAAACTGCGAAGTGGATTGCTGATCCATCCGTTTCATTCTTAAAATCATGCATGAAAAAACAAGCCGTGGACAAGTTGTTCACGGCTTGTTATTTTGATAAATATACTTTTCCTTAAAGTTGTCGCAAAATAACGGCCGATAAAGCTGGTATTTGAACAGCCTCCGAAGCCGTTGTCTCATCCAAAAGATTCTCAAAAGTCCCTTCTAGCGAAAAAATCTGTGTTTCTTCACTTACATTGACTATTACCAAGTAAGATTGTTCACCCTGACGTCGTTCGACCACCATAAGTTGTTTTGACTCGTCAGCTAACTTAACGTGATACGTTCCATCATTTGCTAAAATCGGATGTTTTTTACGAAGTGCAATCAATTGAGCCACGTAGTCGAACAATTCATGATTCTGTTTCGACTTATCCCACTCCATACAGGCACGATTGGCAGGATCTTGCCCTCCCGTCATCCCAATCTCATCACCGTAGTATATGACCGGTGTTCCAGGAAACGTCAACAATGTTGCGAAAAGTAATTTCATCCGGTCAACGTTGCCTTTCGCCCGTGTCAATGCACGTGGCGTGTCATGCGAGTCAATTAAATTAAACATCACTTCGTTGACGTTTTGAGAATGCCAGTTGAGATTCCGGCTGACCGCGTGCGAAAAATCGCGAACCGTTGTCTCGCCTGTTGCAAAACAAGTGAGAAAACTCTCTGTCAATCCGTAATTCATGACGGCATCGAATTGATCACCAAGTAACCACGGTTGTGAATCCGTCCAGCATTCACCGACGATATAACACGTGCCGTTCGCAGCACGTACCTCTTTTCGAAACTCGCGCCAAAAAGCATGATCGACTTCACTTGCGACATCAAGACGCCAGCCATCGATTCCGAATTCCTCGACCCAGTAGCGTCCGACATGGAGCAGGTATTGTTTTACGTCAGGATGAGCAGTGTTCAACTTCGGCATGTTCCGTTCGAACGCAAACACTTCATAATTGGGAATCGACGGATCAACTGGGAATGAATCAATCGTAAACCAGTTGGCGTACTTCGAGTCTTGTCCTTTTTCTAAGACGTCCTGGAATGCTGGATGGTCTTCACTAATATGGTTGAAGACGGCATCAAGCAATACACGGATACCGTTCTCATGCAACACTTGGATCATTTTCCGGAATGTTTCCTCGTCCCCGAATGCTGGGTCGAGCTTAAGATAATCAAGAGTGTCATACTTATGATTTGATGGTGCTTGAAAGACTGGGCAGAAGTAGACACCTGTGACACCGAGCCGTTTTAAGTGATCGATGTGGTCGATGACTCCTTGAAAGTCTCCACCGAAGAAATTCTGAAATGCTGGTGCCTCACTCCCCCATTCCTTTGTTCCTGCCGGATCATTCGTCGGGTCTCCATTCGCAAATCGTTCCGGGAAAATTTGATACCAGACCGTATCTTTGACCCAGTCCGGTGTATCAAAGACATCCGTCGCATGGACATATGGAACGGAAAAATAGTAGCCTGGATGATCGAGCGGTGCTTCGTCATACCATCCACGCTCCGTTAAAACGGCTGTCGTATCACTGTGAACTTCAAACCCATATCGTACGCGTTTTCGTTCTGGACGGATGGCAACGAACCAGTAATCATAGGTTGCATCACTTCCATTGTATTGCATCTGTGTTTGCTGCACTTTCCATGACTTCTCTTTATCCGGATCAAAATTCCAATCGCGGTCTTCTTCCTTTTCAGCTTCCCATTCATATGGATCACCGTGAATTAAGTTTACTTCACGAACATCATCCTTAGCCGTCATAAGCCGTACATGGACGGTTTCTTGATCATAAGCATAAACAAATGGTGATAATGCGCGATGGACGACCCCAGCCTGATTCAAATTCTGCCACTCTCCCTTAAATTGATATATCTCTAACGGTAAAGTTCCTCTCTTCAACATCACCTAAACGTTTTAATGGAAATTCAACTGTTCCACTGACATTTTAGTTCAGTCTGTCAGGTAGTTTAAGGTATACTGATAACGCATAGGAAATCATAGATTTCTGACATTACGGAAAGAGAGTGGATACGAAATGGGTCGTAAATGGAACAACATCAAGGAAAAAAAGGCATCAAAAGACAAAAATACGAGTCGGATCTACGCAAAGTTCGGTCGTGAGATTTATGTAGCGGCTAAACAAGGCGAGCCAGATCCAGAATCTAACCAAGCATTAAAAGTCGTTTTAGAACGAGCGAAGACATACAACGTTCCTCGTGCCATCGTCGATCGAGCAATCGAAAAAGCAAAAGGTGGAGCAGAAGAAAACTATGATGTGCTTCGTTATGAAGGATTTGGACCGAGCGGTTCAATGGTCATCGTTGAAACACTGACGAACAACGTCAACCGGACGGCTTCTGACGTACGCGCTGCATTCGGTAAAAATGGCGGAAACATGGGTGTCAGTGGGTCTGTCGCTTACATGTTCGATGCGACTGCCATCTTTGCGTTTGAAGGAAAATCAGCAGATGACGTTTTAGAATTGATGATGGAAGCGGACATCGATGTTCGTGATATCCTTGAAGAAGATGAGTCTGTCATCATCTATGCCGAGCCGGAACAGTTCCATGCTGTTCAAGAAGCATTAAAAGCGGCAGGTATTACAGAGTTCTCACTTGCCGAACTCGTCATGTTGGCGCAAAACGAAGTCGCTTTGTCTGAAGACGACGTTGCACAATTCGAGAAAATGATTGATGCACTTGAGGATTTAGAAGACGTACAACAGGTCTATCACAACGTAGAGCTATAATTAAAAGACAAGGAGCTAGTCGCGACTAGCTCCTTGTCTTTTTGATTATAGATTTCCTGTATCGGTTAACGCCCTGCTTCGGTAACGCACCGTCTGCACTCATCATAATGTATGAAACGCGTTTCATAACAAGGATAAAAAAAGATTCATTCTCGATGTTTATTTCTTCAATTTAATGGGAATAGTAATATTCGGAGTTGATTATAACTTATTTGGTTTTGAAGGAATAAAGGGAGGAACGAATGATGACATATTCTTTAATTGAAACATTCAAACACATCGTAAGCGAGGCAACCCGCTTTAAGCGCGTTGATTTCGGAGGTTACGACATTTATATGCAGACAACTGACGGACGAACGATTACAGCACATATCCGTTACGATGGTGGTGGTACAGACTTTAATGAAGCCTATCTGATGCTCGAGTCAAGTACCGGGCAACGCCGTACAGCAACGTTAACGCTTTATCAGTTCGAACATCTCTCTTCTTATACCGCACACAGTGAACGGACACGTGCCCTTGTCACAACGAGTGCTTGATTCATAAAACACGCCTCTCATTCGAGAGACGTGTTTTTTTAATCCTCTTCTTGCTCGAGACGTTCGAGTTCCGCATGTGTTTGTGGAAATCCATTCGCTTGCCAATCGGCACGGTGAATGGAATCAAGTTGCGTTAAGCCGACCTCTGCCGGATCGCGCTTCGCGTCGATACTTGGTCGGTGATCAATATCGCCGGAGGATGTTTTCCGTTGTTGATATTGTTGATATGCAATTGTCGCAATGGCCGCTAATCCACCTAAAATGACACCTGTCTTGAATGTGGCTCGCATGAAATTTCCCCCTCTATGATCGATACATTTGCTCTTGGTAATTGTACCCGTGTTGACTGAATTTGAATCCTTCCCATGAGTTTTCACTCGTTTTATTAAAAAATCAAAAAAAAAATTCAGCCTTTTTCCACCGTGTTCCTACATATTTAATAATTATGAGGAAAAATGGCTCTACCCCTTATGCTTCAACGCTTCACGTCATGCAAGAAGGAAAAAAGTACGCTATACTTGATTCAGAAACATCTTCGACGAACAAAATGAATCATGTCTTCTACTGGACAGTTCCGAGCTTCAATGGCTTGCGTTCGCGTCCCTTTTTCATTTTTGGTCGTCGATGTCACAAAGGAGGGAATTTCGTGTCCGTGATGCACGGGGCTATCTTACTGCCCATATTGATCAGTCTTTTCATTCCGCTTCTAGCGAAACGCCTTCCGAATATTCATACCGGTTGGTTTGTACTTGTCGTACCTGTACTGCTCGTTTCGTATTTCAGCCGTTTTCTCCCTAGTACCATGTCGGGTGAGACGCTTACGGCACGCATGCCATGGATACCATCGCTCGGGATCGATTTCGTCACGTATCTCGATGGACTTGGCTTGTTGTTCGCCTTGTTGATTACCGGAATTGGTGCACTCGTCGTTCTTTATTCCATTTTTTATCTGGATGCGAAAAAAGAGTCACTCGGAACGTTTTATGTGTATTTATTGATGTTCATGACAGCGATGCTTGGTGTCGTACTATCAGACAACATGGTCGTTCTCTATTTGTTCTGGGAATTGACATCAATCTCTTCTTTCTTATTGATTGCATACTGGTACGAGCGGGAACGTTCTCGCTACGGTGCTCAAAAATCGATGTTGATCACCGTTTTTGGTGGATTAGCGATGCTTGGCGGAATCGCTATTCTCTCTACACTTAGTGGATCACTCAGTATTCGGGAAACGTATGCGTCGCTTGAATCGATTCAAGGAGAATCATTCTTTACGGTTGCACTTGTCTTATTCTTGTTAGCAGCATTTACGAAATCCGCACAGTTTCCATTCCACATCTGGTTACCGGATGCGATGGAAGCGCCGACCCCTGTCAGCGCCTACTTGCACTCGGCAACGATGGTCAAGGCAGGCTTGTACCTCGTCGCTCGGTTCAGCCCGATTTTTGCGGATGAGTCGCTTTGGTTTTATCTCGTTTCTTCTGTCGGAATATTCACCTTATTCTGGGGCTCACTGAATGCAGTGAAACAACATGATTTAAAAGGTATTCTCGCCTACTCGACGATTTCTCAGCTTGGATTGATCATGTCCTTACTCGGACTCGGAGCAGCTGCCTTGCACGTCGACGCGTTAGACGATGGACTGTACACGATTGCGACAGTGGCTGCGATTTTCCACCTGATCAACCACGCGACGTTCAAAGGAAGCCTGTTCATGATGGCAGGAATCGTCGATCACGAGACCGGAACACGTGATATCCGGAAACTCGGTGGTCTTGCGCAACTGATGCCGATCTCGATGACGATTGCGATGATCGGGACTCTTTCGATGGCAGGGATTCCACCGTTCAATGGTTTCTTAAGTAAAGAGATGTTCTTGACAGGTGTTCTTCAAGTTTCAGAATCGGATTTGTTCCACTTGCCGTCGTACGGTTGGATCATTCCTGTACTCGCCGTCGTCGGAAGCATCTTTACGTTCGTCTACAGCATCTTGATCGTCCGGAGAACGTTCTTCGGTAAACGCCAAGACGACAAGTTACCGAAAACACCACACGAGGCACCGATTGGCATGTTGATTCCACCACTCGTCCTTGTCTCGCTCGTCGTCATCATCGGACTCTTCCCGAACATATTGTCAGATACGTTGATTCGACCAGCAGTCGAAGCGATCCTGCCACAAGTCGTTGCTGCCGGCGGGAAGATTGATGTGCACATTTCAATGTGGCATGGATTTAACCCAGAATTTTTCCTAACGTTACTCATCTTTACAGTCGGGTTCATCTTGTACAAGACACTGCCACGTTGGCAATCACTTTATAACCGGATGCCACGCGCTGTCTCACTCAACCATCAATATGATGCGCTGTTACGCCGTGGTGAACAGACATCGACTCGGATCCACGATGCGGTCATGACCGGTTATATGCGATCATACCTTGTCTATATCTTCGGGTTCATCGTCATCTTGATTTTGACAGCATTATACGGATTTGATGCTTTCCGCTTCGCGGTTGATCCAATTAGCTCGATTGATGCTTACGAGATCATTCTTGCACTCGTCCTTGTTTCGAGTGCCCTCTCGATTACCTTTGCACGCTCGCGTCTGACTTCAATCATCTTGCTTGGTGTAACAGGTTATACGGTCGCTCTGTTCTTCGTCTTGTTCCGGGCACCCGATCTTGCTTTGACACAACTCGTCATCGAGACAGTATCGGTCGCCTTATTCCTACTCGTTTTCTATCGTTTGCCGGAAATCAGTCGGAAAGAAGAACGCATTCCGTTTAAGCTCGGAAATGCTTTAATCTCAGCACTCGTCGGATTGACAGTGACGCTTGTCGCCCTTGCTTCGCTCAGTCAGCGTTCGTTTACTTCGATTGCCAAGTATTACATTGACAACGTTGCTGATCTTGCTGCTGGTGGGAATATGGTCAACGTCATTCTCGTCGACTTCCGTGGCTTTGATACGTTGTTTGAGATTGCGGTTCTCGCACTTGCCGGAATCGGGATTTATACGATGATTAAATTCAGACGAACAGGAGGGGTGGATAAATGAAAAAGCAGGCAAAAAAGCATACGAATGATGTCATCTTAGAGTCCGCGACTTCCTTCATCACGTTCATCATCTTCCTGTTTGCTGTCTATTTGTTCTTTGCCGGACACTATACCCCAGGTGGCGGTTTCATTGGTGGTCTCGTAACAGCGTCTGCTCTCGTCTTGATCTTACTTGCATACGACATCAAGACGTTGCGCCGGATTTTACCGTTTGATTATAAATGGATCACGGCGCTTGGCATGTTGATTGCTGTACTGACGGCTTCAGGAGCGCTCGTGTTCAACGTACCGTTCTTCACGCATGCGCATGATTATTTTAATTTGCCGTTGTTCGGTAAGACATCGCTTCACACGGCGATGTTGTTCGACCTCGGTGTATACCTTGTCGTCGTTGGTGTGACGATGACGATTATTCAAACGATTGGGGAGAGTGATTAATATGGAAATCATCATGGCGATTGCCGCAGGCATCCTGACGATGTGTGCCATTTATCTCATTCTTTCGAAAAGCATTCTTCGGATTATCATCGGAACGGGATTACTCAGTCACGCTGCTCACCTACTCGTCATGACGATGGGTGGATTAAAACGAGGCGCAGCTCCGGTTTTAAAGGATGGCGTGACTTCCTATACGGACCCATTACCACAAGCACTCGTCTTGACTGCCATCGTCATCAGCTTTGGTGTCACCGCCTTTTTCTTGGTACTTGCGTATCGCGCGTATCAAGAGCTTGGAACCGATAATATCGAAGAGATGAAAGGAACCGATTCGAATGATTAACTTACCGCTATTACCGATCATCATCCCTTTGTTGACGGGTGTCATTTTAATGTTTTTCCCGCGACACCTCAAAGGACAACGAATCGTTTCCGTCTTTTCGACGATTTTGACTGTCTGCGCATCCATCTACCTCGTTCTGACTGTCCGCTCGAATGGCATTTTGACCGTCACACTAGGTAGCTGGCCGGCACCTTTTGGTATCACGCTCGTCTCTGACATGTTGTCTGCTTTACTCGTCACGACGACGAGCATACTTGTCCTAAGTATCATCTGGTATGCGATCGTCTATTTGAGCGATGCTTATCAACGGTATTACTATTTCATTGCCGTTCAATTCCTGCTCGTTGGTGTCAACGGTGCCTTTACGACGGGTGATATCTTTAACATGTTCGTCTTCTTCGAAGTCTTCCTGATTTCGTCGTATGTCTTGATCGTTCTCGGCGGGAAGCCGGCACAATTACGAGAATCACTCAAGTATCTCTTGATTAACGTCATCTCGTCCGCCTTGTTCGTCATGACGGTTGCCTTCTTGTACGGGATCATCGGTTCGCTTAGCATGGCGGATATCAGCCAGAAGATCACAGAGGTCGGGCAACCAGCGATTCTAAACGTCATCGCCTTGTTATTCCTGATCGTTTTCGGGTTAAAAGGTGCGATTTTCCCACTCTACTTCTGGTTACCAGGATCTTATCAAGTACCACCGACACCTGTTCTTGCTCTGTTCGGTGCCTTGTTGACGAAGGTCGGGGTGTACGGGATTTTACGGACGTATAGTTTGTTCTTCTCAAACGAGATTGGAACGATTCATCAAATCTTAAGTGTCCTTG
This window of the Exiguobacterium acetylicum genome carries:
- a CDS encoding Na+/H+ antiporter subunit D — its product is MINLPLLPIIIPLLTGVILMFFPRHLKGQRIVSVFSTILTVCASIYLVLTVRSNGILTVTLGSWPAPFGITLVSDMLSALLVTTTSILVLSIIWYAIVYLSDAYQRYYYFIAVQFLLVGVNGAFTTGDIFNMFVFFEVFLISSYVLIVLGGKPAQLRESLKYLLINVISSALFVMTVAFLYGIIGSLSMADISQKITEVGQPAILNVIALLFLIVFGLKGAIFPLYFWLPGSYQVPPTPVLALFGALLTKVGVYGILRTYSLFFSNEIGTIHQILSVLALSTIIIGVIGALATRDAKQIIIYNIIVAVGVILYGVSLMTPQALEGAIFYLLHDMVIKAALFLLVGIMVGIAGSSKLKDMGGMIKAYPVLGWTFFIAALSLAGIPPLSGFIGKFLIVRGGIEDGELIGPIIVLLSSLLVLYSVVQLFMRAFWGTPKTYSGEKQALVPRLLAPTIALVALSVLYGVGAEAMRPLIQQAVEPLTNPTLYIDAVLKGGR